In the genome of Asterias amurensis chromosome 16, ASM3211899v1, one region contains:
- the LOC139949294 gene encoding integrin alpha-9-like isoform X4 produces MLFGSVITQRGSQTAFYQRSMWNFPSSFHQYPWLGYSLTSGHFSSPLAVEGVTGAPRYADLGRVYIFDLQTAVTRELTGEPVNTYFGASVEAVDLNNDGYSDLLVGAPNYAKKQDEGCVYVYINEMGDLQLQVKLHGSNAIGARFGSTIKNVGDLNKDGYKDVAIGAPYENESFGAVYIYHGTSFGINSKYSQRISGRRFGVTSFGTSLSGAQDLDGNEYPDLVVGAHQNDSVIYLRSHPVINMRASMMIYPSVIIKQSTDQTNLPEVSVFVCFTYSGINVGDSQAFDYSLEVDYQVSSILSSRVNFVSSTTATLERVQTLRHSVEHCNNHTLVLKRNVKDLLSPIPVRLSFSFADNSSSFAPTLNPATSERITKEIGFGRSCGDDDTCQTDLQLVQNFSQLDSGLDVIYLGGDSSISITAEVVNNGEEAHQAKLIINHPRTVVFEGALTLESTDGLNVKCEPLFADEVPYIECNIGNPMTAQAKMMLKIRLDISALAASATELNISLTISTNSEEVIMDNNYAFVSVPVDILADIMVYGASTPAQLVYKEDKNVSSSHQYLKSVLKVVKHLSDTRDTTPSNQDGSGTGSGAVQIELQDQALGFTTPNPPGVGLSPEPDKPLVKETVIGPSFSHQFEVVNIGPSRIPYSSQVNISIPWRTQSGDWLIFITQIQGRDGIEACDTASILEQQHRDILDYYKLKLKDGLDRHDKDEQQLKDMNPRTRFDCVSAECITIHCRVQPILPTASAVIQLQGRLWKHSFLKSRYGLTSIISDVKVQINNPQDLLSQPENHKPDKALITLTVSREKIEAGEIPLADWVIPVSVGLGVLLLAAVVLGMAKLGFFRRNTVAKMKKKLNEEADDKQEIKDEENDEPMMTKID; encoded by the exons ATGTTATTTG GTTCTGTAATTACCCAGCGAGGATCTCAGACAGCTTTCTACCAACGATCTATGTGGAATTTTCCAAGTAGTTTTCACCAATACCCTTGGTTAG gctACTCCTTGACCTCGGGTCATTTCTCCAGCCCACTGGCTGTAGAGGGAGTCACAGGTGCGCCAAGATACGCAGATTTAGGACGTGTCTATATCTTTGATTTGCAAACAGCGGTCACCAGGGAACTTACAGGGGAACCG GTAAATACATACTTTGGTGCCAGCGTGGAGGCCGTTGATCTCAATAATGATGGATATTCAGATCTTTTGGTTGGAGCTCCTAATTATGCAAAGAAGCAAGATGAAGGATGTGTCTACGTCTACATCAATGAGATG GGTGATTTACAGCTTCAAGTTAAACTCCATGGATCAAATGCCATAGGGGCACGCTTTGGTTCAACAATCAAGAATGTTGGTGACTTGAACAAAGACGGTTATAAAG ATGTTGCCATTGGCGCACCGTATGAAAATGAAAGCTTTGGAGCTGTCTACATTTATCATGGGACAAGTTTTGGCATCAACTCAAAATACTCACAG CGGATATCAGGAAGAAGGTTTGGCGTAACAAGTTTTGGGACGTCCCTCTCTGGCGCTCAGGATCTGGATGGGAATGAGTATCCAGATTTAGTTGTCGGGGCTCATCAAAATGACTCAGTTATCTACCTAAG GTCTCACCCTGTTATCAACATGCGAGCCAGCATGATGATATATCCCAGCGTTATCATTAAACAAAGCACAGACCAAACCAACCTGCCTGAGGTCAGTGTCTTTGTGTGTTTCACCTATAGTGGCATCAATGTGGGTGACAGTCAAG CTTTTGACTATTCTTTGGAAGTAGACTACCAAGTGTCATCGATCCTTTCATCTCGGGTTAATTTTGTCTCTTCAACGACCGCCACGTTGGAACGCGTACAGACTCTGCGTCATAGTGTGGAACATTGCAATAATCATACACTCGTTCTCAAG AGAAATGTCAAAGATCTGCTGAGTCCAATTCCTGTCCGTTTATCCTTCTCTTTTGCTGACAATTCCTCTTCATTTGCACCGACTCTAAACCCAGCAACTTCAGAAAGAATTACTAAAGAG ATTGGTTTTGGTCGAAGCTGTGGAGATGACGATACCTGCCAGACTGATCTACAACTTGTTCAGAACTTCAGTCAACTTGACAG TGGTCTTGATGTGATATATCTCGGCGGTGATTCTAGTATTAGTATTACTGCTGAGGTAGTTAATAATGGAGAGGAAGCTCATCAAGCTAAACTCATCATTAATCACCCGAGGACTGTAGTCTTTGAAGGAGCTTTGACTCTAGAG AGTACCGATGGTTTGAATGTCAAGTGTGAGCCTTTGTTTGCTGATGAGGTTCCCTACATAGAATGCAATATTGGTAATCCAATGACAGCTCAAGCAAAG ATGATGTTGAAGATACGTCTTGACATCAGTGCGTTGGCAGCAAGTGCCACAGAATTGAATATCTCTTTAACCATATCAACAAACAGTGAAGAAGTCATTATGGACAACAATTATGCTTTTGTTAGTGTACCTGTCGATATACTAGCAGATATAATGGTCTATGG AGCATCAACCCCAGCACAGCTAGTGTAtaaagaagacaaaaatgtaTCATCATCTCACCAATACTTAAAATCCGTCTTAAAAGTCGTCAAACACCTCTCCGATACTAGAGATACAACACCATCAAATCAAGATGGCTCTGGTACTGGTTCTGGCGCTGTGCAAATAGAACTTCAAGATCAGGCGTTGGGCTTCACGACCCCAAACCCCCCTGGAGTAGGACTCTCTCCTGAACCAGACAAACCTCTCGTTAAAGAAACTGTGATTGGACCATCATTCAGCCATCAGTTTGAG GTTGTTAACATTGGTCCAAGTCGTATCCCCTACAGTAGTCAGGTGAACATCTCCATCCCATGGAGAACGCAGTCCGGTGATTGGTTGATCTTCATTACTCAGATCCAG GGAAGGGATGGTATTGAAGCGTGTGACACTGCGAGTATTCTAGAGCAACAACATCGAGACATCTTAGATTACTATAAACTCAAACTGAAGGACGGATTGGACAGACACGATAAGGATGAACAACAACTCAAGGACATGAATCCAAGAACAAGATTT GACTGTGTTTCAGCGGAGTGTATTACGATCCATTGCCGTGTGCAACCAATCCTGCCTACAGCTAGTGCAGTAATTCAACTACAAGGAAGACTGTGGAAACATTCATTCCTAAAA TCTAGATACGGATTAACATCAATCATATCAGATGTTAAAGTCCAAATTAACAATCCTCAAGATCTGTTGTCTCAGCCTGAAAACCACAAACCAGATAAGGCATTG ATAACTTTGACTGTATCTAGAGAGAAGATTGAAGCAGGGGAGATTCCTCTAGCCGATTGGGTTATCCCAGTCAGTGTAGGTCTTGGAGTCTTACTGCTAGCAGCAGTCGTGCTTGGAATGGCTAAG